The DNA sequence TCATATTTTGGATTgagaaagtgaagataataaggTTGACAGAATAGTGATTTTGTTCACAGATTGAATAATTGAAAAGAATCCAAAAAGTGCTTTCAGATAGATTTGAATGTTTTAATGTGGTATTTTGtggttttaaagggactggttcacgtttttcgaaagaaatgtttttcattttttatgttaaaaattaaaaatatagctcatttaatgttgacaaccaacatttggaccgtctgaatgcaaggataagagcaatattttagttttgattctgttttatgtaaacaaagactcgagtcattttatgtaaataaacaaatcagtgaaatgttaattttgttatttaaagcatcttcattttgtacaatcacaaattttaacttttaaatgcaCATTTTACCTTAAGTATACTTGagatttgataaatataataaacttggccaatatccatttattttgaaaacaccgtaaacaataacacacttcattctttgtttcaaaacaaataataaactctttgtaatgagcttctgtcatgatgaataaccttaattttttttgtgaaaccttctaaatatattagactgtagattttggtcatttaaagtgaaaaacaaaattttgaggaaaatcatgagtcagtccctttaagactTTAGTAATAAGTTCAATAATCTTAGATAAATGTTATGTTACAGTTTGATTTTTTTGGTTTAGTTTTCAGAACTTGAGTAATATATTTGATATCCTTAACATAGACATTAATAcagtatattttgtttatagaacTTCAGCTAGAAATCTGATATCATTAAACAGACATAATTGTATTATATTTTCTGTTTTTAGAATTTCAGTAATAAGTCAGATATGTGGAGCTATGGAATACTGCTTTGGGAGTTGTACTCCTTTGGACGAGTCCCATATCCCAGAATTGTATGTATTTCGAATGTGTTGACATTGAGAAAAGAAAGCCATGTCAAATATTGAAGTATCAGTAAAAGTCTGatgaattttcttttcatatttcctCTTTGCAGCCCCTTGCTGATGTTGTGATGCATGTAGAGAAAGGTTACAGAATGGAGGCGCCAGAGGGGTGTCCCAAACAAGTATACAATTTGATGCTGAAAGCTTGGAATTTAAACCCTTCAGAACGTCCCACCTTCAAAGATGCCTTACAAGAGTTACAGAACCTGCGAGCCACCACAGTATAGTGATTCTTAccgtgtacagtgtatataaggATGTTCCAGACTCATTTATCAAAGTTCTAATTTCCTGTTTTGTTAGCAAAAGCATGACGAATCGCTAGTATTAAAgaaattgtgattatttttgGATGTGATGATGTTAAGTTTTGAACAGCTGTGAATTAGGGGTTGGATTACATTTTATGTGGAAAATTTTAATTGTGGgttatgtaaaaatttgaacCTTGAAATATTCCAATTCAGATATATTCCTAGAAAGCTCTTCCAGGAGATTTGATATTTAGAAATCTctatttttgatgtttttcttaattatatAGCCTTGTTTCATGTAGTATATTTGAGAATTGTTCGTGTGAAATTAGTATGGGCACGATGATGTTGCGATCGTATATTTAAAGTTCAGCTTGTGTTCTGAGTGCTTTCATTAAAGCACTAATCATTATTGAAGTTGATCTTCAGTTTCATTGAATACCAGTATTTTGTATAGTTTGTCTgcattaaggtagctccattcCTAATATATGGAAGATGTTTTTATCCAGTGCTAGAGGTGCGATTTTACATGTAAGGATCACATTTGTCAATATTTGAGTGTTTTGATTTACATATTGTGATGGATGACATGAGAATCTTGGAAGGTTTAGCAACACACTGATGCTGTCATTCAcaaaactttttcctttaaaggtttaaagaaaattatgtataaatatttcAGACAATATTGATGACATGAAACCCAAACTGTTATGaagattttatttacatgtacactgcATTCTAGATGAATATATGGGAATGATTACTAATGCATTTAACACTACCTATTTAAAATGTAGATACTTTCAATGTAATGGCTTCTTAATAGATGTATGGAGTAATTAGCAGGACTAGTTAATTTCTCCCcaatattttcattcaacaCAGTACTTTGATGCAGATGATAtaagttttgaaaattaattaacTTATTAAACAGTATTGGTTCAAAACCAGCTACATTGTATAATAATTAATGTCTCTTTCCCCTGTCTCTAGTTTAAATTTTTTGCAACCATTTCCTTGTTTGAAATACTTTTCGTTTCCATAGTGAAAACTGCATTACTAtagtaaatacagtatatattaatgtcagattatttttttcaataaaatatttaatttcaaaaagTTGATGCCAAAATTGATTAAACTGTTCATTTGATGAACACTATTTATGTAGTGTAACTGACAAAGATTGAGTTTTATTTCTGGATGAACTATGACTGATTCTCTTCGAACTACTCTTGTTTTATTCGATATTCTACAGGTTTTTGTCAAACATACTCCTGTAGTACATGAAATGCTGCTGTTGGTAATACATTGTCCGTTTAAGGAAATACGCGacatttctcaataatatatcaCTTTACGTGATGAATTTATTTGCATTCTGTCTTATTTCTGCACTAAGTCTTGGGGTGCATTACcaggtctgttttagagttagctTATTTTGCtagttcctggttgttgcaagtaaaaatgtaaagtcggCTCTTCTGTATTACAGTAAGTTATATAAATGAATGTAACTGTACTAGCAATGACAGAAAAATCATTGAAACAATACAGTATCAAACCCCAgacccttgcattactagttaggtgatctAGCCACTGTGCTATCAAGGTAGAtatagaaagaaatattacTACATCgtaaaatttaaacctattttgTAAATCAAACAAGAGCTCTTCATATCGTGGAGATGAAAAAATAAGTTTAGAAAAAATGTCTGAAACGTTGCATGTATCATTAACTGTGTTCTGGTATCATGTGGTTTAGAAATGAGATTTGAAAGTGTCCCTATTTATAGTTTTTCTATTGCTCAGTATTTTTGTACTCTAATGGTAATTAATTTTATAAGGAACATGTCATATCTTCACAggactattttcattttttaaacttAAAGCCATTTCAGAAATATTCATCTGTAATGCATTTTATAAGTTCATGATTTAGCAACATGCATGCATGCAAACCGTGGATGcaagaaatattaataaaatgatgattTATACCTGTTCAAATCCTGTTTATATAGATGTATTTGCACATCTCTCAATGACCGTTTACAgttaagaattttaaaatacatgagggcatgaactgcgatgcttcatgctagcatacttcatgaacTGTATCACATTCATTAGGAAATGGCAATCATTACAACTGAAAATATCAACGGCAAAACAGCAGAAAGGTAGATATCTTGAGGTGCCTTTGTCTCTCTGTCTTGTAGGAATGTGCTACGTTCCAAAACTGGGCCAGGATAACTCTATTAGCATTGTCAAAGAGTAGAGCAAAAAGTTATTAGTGTTCTGTGGAAAtcggctttttttttttttaatcaaaatctGTCTGAAGCTTCCCTGGGTAAAtggatttcaagtttgttcaaatgaatggcCATGCTTTTTACGGAGATATTATCGTTAAAAATGGGTTGAGGTTTCTAAAAATTGTTATTGAAGACTAAGAAAGCAGAAAAATGAAACTGCTGTGAAAGAGTATTTGTATACTGAAGTTTGATCAAACaaagggccacaataggggttcaaactTGAGGACAATCGcataaatttgataaaataatatgcAAACATGCAGTGTAGTCATGCAAACTGAATCTCAAATCCTACAAAGAATAGCCAATCACGAGTAGGGTAAACACACACACCAGAGGGGAGAAAGCAGGGTCCGATTTCTTAAGAAGGTGTACGCCCAGGCGTAAGCTTAGTTTGAACTATATAGGGACTAAACCTAAAAACTGAAGGAAGTTGCATTCCACAAGATGGGGGAGATCTACGCTTGCCTATTGGTAGGTCTGTACACTCTGTTTTATGCAGCTGCTTTGTTTTTTTCCTCTTTGCATCTTTTCATCTTGTTCCTCACATCATCAATGTACTTGGTCCCAGTGGTGACTAATGCATAGTTTATTGTGTATAAAAAGAAAtgtgtaataattaaaaaatgtgatgaattttgatatacatgtacatgtatgtagatatacatgtacttgacaTGCCCTCCTTGTGACCATGGATGTTGCTTAACATTACACTAGCATTCCACTCCGTGGTCGATGGGGCTTGAAGGCCCCATTTTGTTGGAGGGCCCTCCTCGGGGATCGCCCCAAACCTCTCTGGGGCCAACTGGCCCCCTTGGGGTCTGAAACCCTATAGGTTTTCACCCTTTTTTCTAAGACCTGGTGCTCTGAGGTGTTTGGGGCTAGAGTGCCCCACTTGGTGGGAGGGTCCTTTGAGGGGATAGCCCTTGGCCCCTATGGGACCAGCTAGCCCCGTTGAGGTCCGAAACCCCTTTGAGGGGTCACCCTTTTTTCTAAGACCTGCCCTTCTAgggtcgatggggctagaggCCTGATCGGACCCTTACTGGCCCCACTCTCTTGCCCCATGGGGCCAGTTTTGGGCTAGGGGCTAGAAATCCTACCATGATGTCACGCTTTTAAAGAGGTGACCCTAATCCATTTTTTACTTCATGTTGGGGCTTGGCATTCCAGGGGTCAATAGAGGGCCCCTCAAAAGTTGTCTTGCTGAAAAGGGGGTCCCTAGGTACTTCCGATACCGAGGTTAGGTTGAAGTTGAAGCTTGGAAAATGTAATATAACTGTTTAAAATAATCCCTGATGAACTGTAACATGtacataattgaaaaaaatctaaCTGTAAATGTATACCAAATTCTCTTCCACTGCCCTCACTTCTTCCTCTACCTCTTCAATGATAGGATCCCCATATCTTCCTCATCATCATCTAATGCCAAAAACAATATGATATTAATCATATGAAGGAAAATCCTTACCACGATTTATGCCAATACCAAACAAAAATATGCAGACCAGTCTATTCCTCTTCCTCATGACTGTTTTATACAGTTCGCAACCTTCACTGCATCGGACTTTCGTTGATTCAATATGTAGAACCCCTCCTGGGTAGCCGATTTGTGATTCATCTGTGCCGCTAGTTTGTCCTTTGCCAACGGGAATTTATCTCTGAGAAGAAGAGAGAAGAAATGTTCCATTTCTTTACCTATGCATTTATAGTTCCATTCTTAtgtttttgttcaaattgtttaaaattgtaCCGAGGTGGCGGTCccctttctctctttttttctcGAGATGTCTTTCCCTATGTCGGCCGCCTTTCATATAGACTTGATTGCTTTGTCCATGGCGGAGGTGTTCATGGGCTGAGGGGTTGTTCTGTCGGGGTAAGTTAGGAAGACAGAAGCAGAGTTTCCCTCCAGGGAGCTGGTGTAGCCAGGCAGCCTGTCTCTCCCCTTCAGGAATCTGCATCTGCCTGCAGCGTCCTTCCATGAAGACAAGAGTCACCGACGAGATGTGCCCTGCCTTGTGAGCTGCGATCTAAAAGATAATCAAACACTGTGATTTTACTATTGTGTCTTTGACATTAATAAAGGTTCCTTTTTATTTGTATCTTGGAAAGTAAActtaccacacacacacacacgtgacAGCTCCCCTTCACCTCTGCATTCTTGATGTGCCTCAGTTTCAGGTTGAGCAGCGACCCGACCCTCTGACCGTTATCGATCTTGGTGTTGATGATCATAAAGTTCCGTGCAAGCACGTACTCGTTTTCCAGCACCGTGTCTTCGGAGGAAGAACCAAAGTCTTTTAACACGCGCTCTGCCCTCATGGTAcgattgtatatataaaaaggcccaaaaattttctctctataaaatgtgtctggaattaaccttaatcagcgttttaagaaagtaaaatatatggcaggtatactatgtcaacataatcagaatgatattcctaaatggatagcattatgacatcatgaataagacatttcccgccgtttcctcaaaataagcctgaaaactgtccaatgtcatacagattattgctcgggaaaagatgtgcgcatttgtcgagcaaaatgaaaatgatatataatg is a window from the Ostrea edulis chromosome 5, xbOstEdul1.1, whole genome shotgun sequence genome containing:
- the LOC125651373 gene encoding uncharacterized protein LOC125651373, which gives rise to MRAERVLKDFGSSSEDTVLENEYVLARNFMIINTKIDNGQRVGSLLNLKLRHIKNAEVKGSCHVCVCVIAAHKAGHISSVTLVFMEGRCRQMQIPEGERQAAWLHQLPGGKLCFCLPNLPRQNNPSAHEHLRHGQSNQVYMKGGRHRERHLEKKREKGDRHLGTILNNLNKNIRMEL